A region of Coccinella septempunctata chromosome 5, icCocSept1.1, whole genome shotgun sequence DNA encodes the following proteins:
- the LOC123314101 gene encoding uncharacterized protein LOC123314101 codes for MCERIIFLLLVANSIIDVTSLDITFGDCPLIFKEPCSSKYIKFILSHTVNGEIHRQLLDNFHPKLPDDFREGDDVKIVIHGYGGLSVDTGTTNVTAAYERKKYNIITVDWGALTHLPCYPTAFLNTWHVAQCTSILIVGLLSNGIQLKKIHVVGFSLGAHIAGFTGTQLKETAGLKLTRITGLDPALPFFATLDNHWKLDPGDADFVDVIHTSALTFGKFEASGHVDFYVNGGSLQPFCKTRPYPPLCSHILAGLYFAESIMDEKKFIGTKCDYLTPNFILGICSSNKTAVMGEHVNRNSRGIYYVETAEQPPFALVFVILLWQFVDCQTPTISINVPNYMVPLPEGMNSLRNEGLVVGNCKIVINDLCPDPDIKFFLYTKSHPDVPEPVRIGSDPHVSNLSLTSFDPKKPVKIIIHGYNSDMFLAVLVEVKNQYLKTNDVNVFAVDWSPLGQSPCYIAALWNLKHVGVCTSHLVERIRELGTEDIHVIGFSLGAHVPSHVANALLPYKLPRVTGLDPAGPGFITASKENKLDKEDGKFVDVIHTNCFMQGLVEELGHVDFYLNGGIVQPGCWAESRFFACNHHRAPLYFAESINTQLGFWGWPCPSYFQYIIGNCPPKDPQIIMGEHIARNSTGVHLVITESVSPFAIGKYTGPAIEIYLRSNRQRMDVLKKYKRTIEDFLYEETFADIVYNRTYLKEQLYDKLAEEIVPEVFSV; via the exons TGGCGAACTCCATCATTGACGTAACCTCATTGGATATAACCTTTGGTGATTGCCCACTTATTTTCAAGGAACCCTGCAGTTCCAAGTACATAAAGTTCATACTTTCTCACACAGTAAATGGTGAAATTCATCGACAGTTATTGGATAATTTTCATCCAAAATTGCCCGATGATTTCAGAGAGGGGGATGATGTCAAAATTGTCATACATGGGTATGGAGGGTTATCTGTGGACACAGGTACAACGAATGTTACAGCAGCCTACGAAAGGAAGAAATATAACATCATAACAG tggattGGGGAGCCCTGACACATCTCCCATGCTACCCAACAGCCTTCTTGAATACCTGGCATGTAGCACAGTGCACTTCTATACTTATAGTTGGTCTGCTATCCAATGGAATACagctgaaaaaaattcacgTCGTTGGTTTCAGTTTGGGAGCACACATAGCTGGATTTACAGGGACGCAGCTAAAAGAAACGGCAGGATTAAAACTGACCAGGATAACAG GATTGGATCCTGCTTTACCATTTTTCGCTACTTTGGATAACCATTGGAAGTTGGACCCAGGAGATGCAGATTTTGTAGATGTTATCCACACCAGTGCCTTGACTTTTGGTAAATTTGAAGCGAGTGGACACGTTGATTTTTATGTGAATGGTGGTTCTCTGCAACCGTTTTGCAAGACAAGGCCAT ATCCTCCTTTGTGCAGCCATATTTTAGCTGGATTATACTTCGCAGAATCGATCATGGACGAGAAAAAGTTTATTGGAACCAAGTGTGATTATCTAACaccgaattttattttaggaatCTGTTCGTCGAACAAAACAGCAGTTATGGGTGAACATGTAAACAGGAA TTCTAGGGGCATTTATTACGTGGAAACAGCAGAGCAGCCCCCTTTCGCTTTGG TTTTTGTTATTCTGTTGTGGCAGT TTGTGGATTGTCAAACACCAACCATTAGTATAAATGTGCCTAATTACATGGTTCCATTACCAGAAGGAATGAACAGTCTGAGGAATGAAGGATTAGTAGTAGGAAATTGTAAAATAGTCATCAATGA CCTTTGCCCTGACCCAGACATAAAATTCTTCCTCTACACCAAGAGTCATCCAGACGTGCCTGAACCAGTTAGAATAGGCTCCGATCCACATGTTTCAAACTTATCTTTGACATCGTTCGATCCTAAGAAGCCTGTGAAAATAATCATACATGGGTACAATTCCGATATGTTTTTGGCTGTTTTGGTGGAAGTTAAGAACC agtACTTGAAAACCAATGATGTCAACGTGTTTGCTGTAGATTGGTCTCCTCTTGGTCAGTCTCCATGCTACATAGCTGCTTTGTGGAATTTGAAACATGTGGGAGTATGTACTAGCCATTTAGTGGAAAGAATAAGAGAATTGGGTACTGAAGACATCCATGTTATTGGCTTCAGTTTAG GAGCTCACGTCCCTTCTCACGTGGCGAACGCTCTCCTGCCTTACAAGTTACCAAGGGTAACGGGCTTGGACCCAGCTGGACCAGGATTCATAACTGCCAGCAAGGAGAATAAGCTGGACAAGGAAGATGGAAAGTTTGTGGACGTGATCCACACCAACTGTTTCATGCAGGGTCTTGTGGAGGAGCTGGGACATGTTGATTTCTACTTGAATGGTGGAATTGTTCAGCCTGGGTGTTGGGCAGAATCCA GATTTTTCGCCTGCAACCACCACCGAGCCCCTTTATACTTCGCTGAATCCATAAATACCCAACTCGGATTCTGGGGATGGCCATGCCCCTCCTATTTTCAATACATCATCGGTAACTGTCCACCCAAAGATCCTCAGATAATCATGGGAGAACACATCGCCAGAAATTCAACCGGAGTCCATCTGGTCATAACCGAGTCGGTTTCACCATTCGCTATAGGAAAGTATACAGGTCCAGCCATCGAAATATACCTCAGGTCCAATAGGCAACGAATGGACGTTTTGAAGAAATACAAGAGAACGATCGAGGATTTCCTCTACGAGGAAACTTTTGCAGATATTGTGTACAACAGAACGTATTTGAAGGAACAATTGTATGACAAATTGGCTGAAGAAATCGTGCCGGAAGTTTTTTCGGTTTAA
- the LOC123314181 gene encoding UDP-glycosyltransferase UGT5-like, with translation MLYVHRSLALCVFFGIVNSARILGVFYSPGFSHFIAGSTLMSVLAERGHNVTVVSPFSREASSENYEEIYLDGLFNKSWSRSASLFKKRQNPFLLALIANKLSAPFLTKFMSHPKFQELINGNRTFDLVIVEQFACEALFYLGTHFKAPLIGFSTIDASQWTNRYVGNPTFPAYIPDILLPFDKMTYWQRMQNTLIYLLQEVLFHYQRIPAQQQILEDNFPAAPRLEDFMYNISLTFLNADLSFHNSIPKVPSMIDIGGFHINPPKALPQDLQEVLDNSTNGVIYFSMGTSVRSKDMPEEQLNAFMEVFSKLKETVLWKWENESLPRNLKNVITRKWFPQQDILRHKNVKMFITHGGLFSMMESLNSGIPMLTIPIKADQFLNSARAERGGYAKSIDFLEISESTLTLAIKELLEIPRYKQNAEWRSYIMNLKPRSPRETLIFWTEYVIKFRGAPHLRVSSLDIPWYQYMLLDVLPLIVLPPCIFLIVVILLSFYLVKLIVRFCCGECDSGGNVVERIRNRWKILLRSNNDAEKPAEEALQLLKNNRDNHCEQQKSVTLETDH, from the exons ATGTTATACGTACATCGAAGTTTGGCGTTGTGCGTGTTTTTCGGAATCGTTAACAGTGCCAGAATTTTAGGGGTGTTTTATTCCCCTGGATTCAGCCATTTTATAGCTGGGAGTACGCTGATGAGTGTACTGGCTGAGAGAGGACATAATGTAACAGTTGTAAGTCCATTTTCAAGAGAAGCAAGTTCGGAAAACTATGAGGAAATTTATTTGGACGGACTTTTCAACAAATCTTGGA GTCGATCCGCAAGTTTGTTCAAAAAGCGACAGAACCCATTCCTCCTAGCCTTGATAGCGAACAAGCTTTCCGCTCCTTTTTTGACTAAATTCATGTCGCATCCGAAATTTCAAGAACTCATCAATGGAAATCGAACATTCGACTTGGTAATCGTGGAACAGTTTGCCTGCGAGGCACTGTTCTACCTGGGCACGCACTTCAAAGCTCCCCTGATAGGTTTCAGCACAATTGACGCTAGTCAGTGGACTAACAGATACGTCGGCAATCCCACTTTTCCTGCCTATATCCCTGATATATTGCTCCCTTTCGATAAGATGACTTATTGGCAACGGATGCAGAATACATTGATCTATTTGCTGCAAGAAGTTTTGTTTCATTATCAGAGGATTCCAGCCCAACAGCAGATTCTGGAAGACAACTTTCCAGCAGCTCCTAGACTGGAGGATTTTATGTACAATATATCCTTGACTTTCCTCAATGCTGATCTGAGTTTTCATAATTCCATCCCCAAAGTTCCCAGTATGATAGACATCGGAGGGTTCCATATAAATCCTCCAAAAGCCCTACCACAAGACCTTCAGGAAGTACTGGACAATTCGACAAATGGGGTTATATATTTCAGCATGGGTACTTCAGTCAGAAGCAAGGATATGCCAGAAGAGCAGTTGAATGCATTCATGGAGGTATTTTCGAAACTAAAAGAAACTGTTTTGTGGAAATGGGAGAATGAGAGCTTGCCTAGAAATCTCAAAAATGTTATAACGAGGAAATGGTTTCCTCAACAGGATATACTGC GacataaaaatgtaaaaatgtTCATTACACATGGGGGTCTCTTCAGTATGATGGAATCTTTGAATAGTGGCATACCCATGCTAACCATCCCGATTAAAGCAGACCAGTTCTTAAATTCTGCAAGAGCTGAACGAGGTGGCTATGCAAAATCGAtcgattttcttgaaatttcagAATCCACTCTTACCCTAGCAATAAAAGAGTTACTGGAGATACCAAG GTACAAACAGAATGCAGAATGGAGGTCGTACATTATGAATTTGAAACCTAGAAGTCCCAGAGAAACATTAATATTTTGGACGGAATATGTTATTAAATTTCGGGGAGCGCCACATTTACGAGTGTCATCTTTGGACATTCCATGGTATCAATATATGCTACTGGATGTCTTACCTCTCATAGTTCTACCACCATGCATATTTCTGATAGTGGTCATACTACTGTCATTTTACCTCGTCAAACTGATCGTCCGATTCT GTTGTGGTGAATGTGACTCAGGAGGGAATGTAGTGGAAAGGATACGTAACCGTTGGAAAATTTTGCTAAGATCGAATAATGATGCGGAAAAACCTGCAGAGGAAGCACTTCAACTACTCAAAAACAACAGGGATAACCATTGTGAGCAACAGAAAAGTGTCACATTGGAGACAGATCATTGA
- the LOC123314100 gene encoding uncharacterized protein LOC123314100 — translation MLNFLSSEPRKYEYRCENPNRMIRNKLLSSFLIFFIGSQMCGETSGEFWAKVFIRNLKRNFQFEGQTVKVLQLSRTLTNLISSISVYDTINDSEPAKSGNSSDGIVIKKIEEKVRFQLFNELVPNGVYIRNARETNSTNFLDDAPIKFITHGWLSGGNADMCQTIKDQYLSTAKVNVVIVHWDYIALSYLYIFVVRKLKLVAAYYADFLERLIELKLLDPEQIHLIGHSLGPHLSGQVGKRLLSKNMKIGRITGLDPAFPGYQKAFGFEKLSREDATFVDVIHTCGGALGILNPIGHVDFYPNGGSYPMPGCHGFWSQKQCSHSRSWQYFAESIIHPFIAVKCESFGSFRDGKCLKEFVALERNISTRARGSYYFSTSDAFPYTLGTNGTVYIPSVEDDEISVGREKSTEKMFSFEQQCDWKHARNNKNFYYTKEVIQAAPPINFSLANISKSDVSFNLHQDNNIVGIPVNEQNIASSIHKPELPAIVLIHGWSQYITNPWYENFIRKYFELEACNVICVYWSPASSKSFLVSSANTKSVGKYVADFLVASTIPTGNIHIISHSLGAHVAGFAGKMLIKQGKGRFRRITGLDPAAPTIDNKFVSEAFRLSSGDADFVDVYHTDAGFFGFTKPIGHVDFYPNYGREQPGCPIHKIDESAHHLRAISYFEETINCPDYKAYPANISLNGYEYQLDVNFQGERVVIGEHVSSKTRGIFYFKTNDKSPFLIKN, via the exons ATGTTGAATTTCCTTTCGAGCGAaccaagaaaatatgaatatcgaTGTGAAAATCCGAATAGAATGATCAGAAATAAACTGTTATCGTCATTCTTAATTTTCTTCATCGGTTCTCAGATGTGCGGTGAAACATCCGGTGAGTTTTGGGCGAAAGTATTCATCCGCAATCTGaagagaaattttcaatttgaagggCAAACAGTGAAGGTACTGCAGCTGTCTAGAACTCTGACGAATCTGATTTCCTCGATTTCTGTTTATGACACCATAAATGATAGCGAGCCAGCAAAATCGGGAAATTCTTCGGATGGCATAGTTATaaagaaaattgaagagaaagtGCGTTTTCAACTATTCAATGA ATTAGTCCCCAATGGAGTTTACATCAGGAACGCCAGAGAAACAAACTCCACAAACTTCCTTGACGATGCTCCGATAAAATTCATAACCCATGGTTGGTTATCAGGAGGAAACGCTGATATGTGTCAAACCATAAAGGACCAATACTTGAGCACTGCAAAAGTCAACGTTGTCATCGTTCATTGGGACTACATCGCTTTGAGTTACTTGTATATTTTTGTGGTTCGGAAATTGAAACTGGTAGCTGCGTATTATGCTGATTTTCTGGAGAGACTGATTGAACTGAAACTTCTAGATCCTGAACAAATTCACTTGATAGGGCACAGCCTTGGGCCCCATTTGTCAGGCCAGGTTGGAAAGAGATTACTGTCTAAAAACATGAAGATTGGGAGGATAACTG GATTGGACCCAGCTTTTCCTGGATATCAGAAGGCTTTTGGCTTCGAAAAATTGTCCAGAGAAGATGCTACATTTGTAGATGTTATCCATACGTGTGGTGGAGCACTAGGAATCTTGAATCCTATCGGGCACGTAGATTTTTATCCAAACGGTGGGTCCTATCCAATGCCAGGATGTCATGGCTTCTGG TCACAAAAACAATGTAGCCACAGCAGGAGTTGGCAATATTTCGCCGAAAGCATCATCCACCCATTCATTGCAGTTAAATGCGAATCTTTCGGTTCTTTTCGTGATGGAAAATGTTTAAAGGAGTTCGTTGCACTTGAGAGGAATATTTCGACGCGAGCTAGGGGTTCGTACTATTTCAGCACCAGTGATGCTTTTCCGTATACCCTTGGAACTAATGGAACTGTGTACATCCCTTCCGTAGAGGATGATGAAATATCAGTGGGAAGAGAAAAGTCAACGGAGAAAATGTTTTCTTTTGAGCAACAATGTGATTGGAAACATGcgagaaacaataaaaatttct attatACCAAGGAAGTTATTCAGGCAGCACCCCCTATCAATTTTTCCTTGGCCAACATTTCGAAGTCTGACGTTTCTTTCAACCTTCATCAAGACAACAACATCGTTGGAATACCAGTAAATGAGCAAAATATTGCAAGTTCCATTCATAAACCCGAACTACCTGCTATAGTTTTGATTCACGGGTGGTCGCAGTACATCACCAATCCTTGGTACGAGAATTTTATTAGGAAATACTTTGAATTGGAAGCGTGCAATGTAATTTGTGTGTATTGGTCTCCTGCTTCATCTAAAAGTTTCCTAGTTTCCTCTGCTAACACCAAATCGGTAGGAAAATATGTTGCTGATTTTTTGGTGGCTTCTACTATACCAACTGGAAATATACATATCATAA GTCATTCGCTGGGAGCTCATGTGGCAGGCTTTGCAGGAAAAATGTTGATCAAGCAGGGCAAAGGCCGATTTAGGAGGATAACAGGCCTGGATCCAGCAGCCCCTACAATAGATAACAAATTCGTCTCAGAAGCTTTCAGGCTATCATCAGGGGATGCTGATTTTGTTGACGTGTACCACACAGATGCTGGGTTTTTCGGATTCACGAAACCCATTGGTCATGTCGATTTTTATccgaattatggaagggaacaaCCTGGATGTCCCATCCACAAAATCGATG AATCTGCTCATCACTTACGTGCCATAAGCTATTTCGAAGAAACCATAAACTGTCCAGATTATAAGGCCTATCCAGCCAACATAAGTCTGAATGGATACGAGTACCAGCTAGATGTGAATTTTCAGGGAGAAAGAGTGGTGATTGGTGAACACGTCTCGTCAAAAACAAGAGGAATTTTTTACTTCAAAACAAACGATAAATCACCATTCCTCATAAAGAATTAA
- the LOC123314182 gene encoding phospholipase A1-like, translated as MRLFFAISQIFMVALGTHPVELNPETDGTEGLTFNPNDVSRTLEVGGESAEIEEQSLFPYLNMSSITMIDDEGRPVIGYFTKPPEGGRSAADLERKMSGIRYILYTRKDPKGVTVKDADELKKTSFDPKKNVKLITHGWLSSGSEKTCIEIKDGYLENWDVNVIIMDWSQITKNWYYVNPMFSVPKVAHHYAILINDIINNMTVDPRNIHLIGHSLGAQVSGLVWKDMEGKKPGRVTGLDPASPGFDRFKLLNDRISNESAHFVDVIHTCGGILGILNPLGHADFYPNGGTAAQPGCTDILKIASCSHGRSWNFFAESVRYPQRIFRATKCDSWEEFITNKCYENEKIIMGEKAPPTARGKYFLMTKPASPFSLFVEE; from the exons ATGAGACTGTTTTTCGCGATTAGCCAAATATTCATGGTAGCTTTAGGTACTCACCCAGTTGAACTGAACCCAGAAACTGATGGAACTGAAGGCTTAACATTCAACCCAAATGATGTTTCCCGGACTCTTGAAGTAGGAG GAGAAAGTGCAGAAATTGAGGAACAATCTCTATTTCCATATCTGAATATGTCATCGATAACAATGATTGACGATGAGGGTCGCCCCGTGATTGGATATTTTACAAAGCCTCCTGAGGGGGGTAGATCAGCTGCAGATCTAGAGAGGAAAATGAGTGGCATTAGGTATATtttatatacaag GAAAGACCCAAAAGGTGTCACCGTTAAAGATGcagatgaattgaaaaaaacatcCTTCGATCCTAAAAAAAATGTCAAGCTGATAACCCACGGATGGTTGTCCAGTGGATCTGAAAAGACCTGCATCGAAATAAAGGACGGTTATTTGGAGAACTGGGATGTTAATGTCATCATTATGGACTGGAGTCAAATAACAAAGAATTGGTATTACGTGAACCCTATGTTTTCCGTTCCTAAGGTGGCACATCATTACGCCATTTTGATCAATGACATCATCAACAATATGACCGTAGACCCGAGAAATATTCACCTGATTGGACACAGCCTGGGGGCCCAAGTCTCTGGTTTGGTATGGAAGGATATGGAAGGAAAAAAGCCAGGAAGGGTTACTG GACTGGATCCGGCCTCTCCAGGATTTGACCGCTTCAAATTGTTAAACGATAGAATTTCCAACGAAAGTGCACACTTTGTCGATGTTATACACACATGCGGAGGTATCCTCGGCATTTTGAACCCCCTGGGACATGCAGATTTTTATCCCAACGGTGGTACAGCAGCACAGCCCGGATGCACTGAT ATCCTCAAAATCGCATCATGCAGCCATGGTAGGAGTTGGAATTTTTTTGCAGAAAGTGTACGCTATCCACAGAGGATCTTCCGTGCAACAAAATGTGATAGTTGGGAAGAATTTATTACTAATAAATGCTATGAAAATGAAAAGATAATAATGGGGGAAAAAGCGCCACCAACAGCACGAGGAAAATACTTTCTCATGACCAAACCAGCAAGTCCTTTCTCGCTTTTTGTGGAGGAATGA